The following proteins come from a genomic window of Corynebacterium crudilactis:
- a CDS encoding galactan 5-O-arabinofuranosyltransferase, with the protein MINTSEDEGAVSVHQDLNPYGPSRVPEGEVYRPDSLNKKATLVAIAGAAALAFLFALVLWLGLKQTNLPAFGSSNVTKALSSATIAAVLLVTGGLTWLWLRDEHRSNPRWELENIKPRPKWRIALTYLVSYLSPATIVIAVLAIPLSATRLYLDGVSVDQGFRTQFLTRMADEISLADMNYIDMPTYYPAGWFWLGGRLANMLGLPGWEAFQPWAIISMAVSASILVPVWQRITGSLPVATGIALVTTCVILAMNSEEPYAAIVAMGVPAMLMLSSRIARGGKFALCGGIVYLGVSATFYTLFTGAIALSTVAICLLVAAVLRRSIKPLLWLAVLGVSSIAVALLSWGPFLLASVNGAEQSGDSATHYLPTSGTQFPVPFLAPSVVGLLCLIGLVYLVVRFHGREVRAMWVGIVVVYGWIAMSMAITLLGNTLLGFRLETVLVLIFATAGVLGIADFRLASIYQLYPTQITERTATFITNTIVIIVLLGGLQYAQDLPQKNARAIDLAYTDTDGYGERADLYPAGSARYYKDFNEHLLDQGFEPSDTVVLTDELDFMSYYPYHGFQAFTSHYANPLGEFGNRNVFIEDLAIRSWDELAAPQDFHDALMKSPWATPDVFIFRGSAENLDAGWKYDIAEDLYPNNPNVRFRGVFFNPESFDEIWRTEQVGPFVVVTHNE; encoded by the coding sequence ATGATTAACACCTCTGAAGACGAGGGTGCCGTTTCTGTCCACCAGGATTTGAATCCTTATGGACCCTCCCGCGTACCTGAAGGCGAAGTGTATCGGCCTGACAGTTTAAACAAGAAAGCCACTCTTGTTGCAATCGCGGGAGCTGCTGCTCTCGCATTCTTATTTGCATTGGTGTTGTGGCTCGGCTTAAAGCAAACAAATTTGCCGGCATTTGGTTCATCCAATGTCACCAAGGCGCTTTCTTCTGCAACTATCGCAGCGGTATTGCTGGTCACTGGTGGCCTCACGTGGCTGTGGCTGCGTGATGAGCATCGGAGCAACCCTCGGTGGGAGCTAGAAAATATCAAGCCGCGCCCTAAATGGCGTATTGCGCTGACATATCTGGTGTCTTATCTCAGCCCTGCGACAATCGTCATTGCAGTGTTGGCCATTCCGTTGTCTGCAACTCGGTTGTATTTAGACGGTGTCAGCGTTGATCAAGGGTTTAGGACACAGTTCTTAACTCGCATGGCTGATGAGATCAGCTTGGCAGATATGAACTACATCGATATGCCCACTTACTATCCTGCGGGATGGTTTTGGCTCGGTGGACGTTTAGCCAATATGTTGGGCCTTCCAGGATGGGAAGCATTCCAACCGTGGGCCATTATTTCTATGGCGGTTTCCGCTTCGATATTGGTGCCAGTATGGCAACGCATTACTGGATCTTTGCCAGTAGCAACAGGTATTGCGTTGGTCACCACATGTGTCATTTTGGCCATGAACTCTGAGGAACCTTATGCCGCAATTGTTGCCATGGGTGTTCCTGCGATGCTGATGCTTTCTTCCCGAATTGCTCGTGGAGGTAAGTTCGCACTGTGCGGTGGCATTGTTTATCTCGGTGTTTCCGCTACTTTTTATACGTTGTTTACAGGTGCCATTGCGCTTTCAACAGTTGCCATTTGTCTCTTAGTCGCAGCAGTTTTAAGGCGCTCAATTAAACCTCTGCTGTGGCTCGCGGTACTCGGTGTTAGTTCCATCGCGGTGGCGTTGCTGTCTTGGGGTCCGTTCCTACTGGCATCAGTTAATGGTGCAGAACAATCCGGAGATTCAGCAACACATTATCTCCCCACCTCAGGTACTCAATTCCCAGTTCCTTTCCTCGCTCCTAGTGTTGTGGGGCTGCTCTGTCTCATCGGCTTGGTGTACTTGGTGGTGCGTTTCCATGGGCGTGAAGTTCGTGCCATGTGGGTGGGAATTGTCGTGGTTTATGGCTGGATTGCCATGTCCATGGCCATCACTCTGTTGGGCAATACTTTGTTGGGCTTCCGCCTGGAGACCGTGCTGGTACTGATTTTCGCCACGGCTGGTGTCTTGGGTATCGCTGATTTCCGGTTGGCTAGCATTTATCAGCTGTACCCCACCCAAATCACGGAACGCACAGCCACATTTATAACCAATACTATTGTCATTATCGTGCTGCTTGGCGGCTTGCAGTACGCACAGGATCTGCCGCAGAAGAATGCTCGTGCCATTGATCTGGCTTATACCGATACTGATGGTTACGGCGAACGCGCTGATTTATATCCAGCCGGTTCCGCGCGTTATTACAAGGACTTCAACGAGCATTTACTTGATCAAGGATTCGAACCATCAGACACTGTGGTGCTGACTGATGAATTGGATTTCATGTCTTATTATCCGTATCACGGGTTTCAGGCATTTACTTCCCACTACGCCAACCCACTTGGGGAATTTGGCAATCGCAATGTTTTCATCGAAGATCTTGCCATTCGAAGCTGGGATGAATTAGCGGCTCCTCAAGATTTCCATGACGCCCTCATGAAATCTCCATGGGCCACACCTGATGTCTTCATCTTCCGTGGCTCAGCCGAAAATCTAGATGCTGGCTGGAAATACGATATCGCTGAAGATCTCTACCCCAATAACCCGAATGTGCGTTTCCGAGGTGTCTTCTTCAATCCTGAATCTTTCGATGAAATATGGCGCACCGAGCAAGTGGGACCTTTCGTGGTGGTGACACACAATGAGTGA
- a CDS encoding decaprenylphospho-beta-D-erythro-pentofuranosid-2-ulose 2-reductase — MLNAVGKAQNILLLGGTSEIGISIVSRFLKQGSSHVTLAARKDSPRVAAAVAEIEAAGAESVTVVDFDALDTESHPAAIDAAFEKGDVDIAIVAFGILGDNEAQWRDQALAVEASSVNYTAGVSVGVLLGQKFEQQGHGTIVAMSSVAGQRVRRSNFVYGSAKAGFDGFYTQLGEALRGSGAKVLVVRPGQVRTKMSADAGEAPLTVNREDVAEAVYDAVVNKKDIIFVHPLFQYVSLAFQFIPRAIFRKLPF; from the coding sequence ATGCTTAATGCAGTGGGCAAAGCCCAAAACATCCTCCTTCTCGGTGGCACCTCGGAAATTGGTATTTCCATCGTTTCCCGCTTCCTCAAGCAGGGTTCTTCACACGTAACTTTGGCTGCGCGTAAAGATTCCCCACGCGTTGCAGCAGCAGTCGCAGAAATTGAAGCTGCCGGTGCAGAGTCTGTCACCGTTGTTGATTTCGATGCGCTAGATACCGAATCACACCCAGCAGCAATTGACGCAGCTTTTGAAAAGGGCGACGTCGATATCGCAATCGTGGCTTTCGGCATCCTCGGTGACAATGAAGCACAGTGGCGCGACCAGGCTCTCGCAGTTGAGGCCTCCTCCGTAAACTACACCGCTGGCGTTTCTGTCGGTGTGCTCCTGGGCCAGAAATTTGAACAGCAAGGACACGGCACCATCGTTGCTATGTCTTCTGTTGCTGGTCAGCGCGTACGTCGCTCCAACTTTGTCTACGGCTCAGCCAAGGCAGGATTCGATGGTTTCTACACCCAGCTGGGTGAAGCACTCCGCGGCTCCGGCGCCAAGGTACTTGTTGTTCGTCCAGGACAGGTGCGCACCAAGATGAGCGCCGATGCTGGCGAAGCTCCACTAACGGTCAACCGCGAAGATGTCGCTGAAGCTGTTTACGATGCAGTGGTGAACAAGAAGGACATCATCTTCGTCCACCCGCTGTTCCAGTACGTCTCTTTGGCCTTCCAATTCATCCCGCGGGCTATCTTCCGCAAGCTGCCATTCTAA